CGGGTTGTTGCTGCCACTACCACGGCGTATTATGCGACCTCCACGGCCCACAGTGTTACGACCCATGGTGTTGTTATAttctcctctcccacgtgtggattTTCCACCACGTGTGCCCGCTCCAAAGTTGTGGTTTCCTTCTTTATTGGGGCGGTTGTATGGACCCATGCGTCCGTCATGTCCCTTGTTAGGGTATACATGCCCCTTATTAGTAGGGTatcgctccttgcgccctttcTTGgatgcattataattcgcctcacgaACGCTTTTGGTTCCtacgggccttgaattataattctttacaaggatattgtcgtgcttctcaTCTACCGACAAAATATTGATAAGCTCATTGAACTTCGTAAGTCGTCCAGCATTATATTCagtgcgatattgctttgatagtataattgctgcgacggggaaggtggagagagtcttctcaattagctcttcttCTGTGAGAGGTTTTTCACAGAACTTCAGCATGGCACTTagccgaagagcttctgaattgtattcagcaacagacttgaagtcggagaagcgtaaattgttccattgaaccttcaagtcagggaggagggaatcttggatattatcaaagcgctcttctagcgctacccataggtcCCTTGCATCTTTGAtggacatatactccaatctgagtgctttgtccatatggcgtcgcatcaagataattgcTTGTGCATGTTTTATGGGTGTTCGTTGGAACACAAGGCCTGCAtttggtgcctggattatgggcaatatcccttttgatgtgagatggttctcaacgtcggttTTCCAACTATGGTAATCCGAACCAGTTGAGTCAAGGATTTGAaaatcgagtctaggttcattcgacatccttgaaaaataagaagaaaaagatgtattagtttcggagtttaaaacttccacgaaaaactaaaataataagatttccgagctatgctactaagaaatcaatttccaagaatatttggattagaccgaaacaatgatgtttaatatggtcataaatcgatgcttgcggacgctcttagtccgaatattatgaacactcttagttcattgactacgaacgctcttagttcgtttagcgtgaatttctTGAAATTCCgctttttaattgtaagttcccaaaaagaaaaagaggagaaaaataaataaaaactcaaaagcgggaacttttagtaaagaATACATTGAAATAGTGTTGTCGGAAATGACCGAAAAATTTGccaaaaagtcgccggaaaagtgtcggaaagttgccggaaaagtcgccggaaaagtgtctgAAAATTTGCTGGAATGGCAGGTGGCTCGACAGCTGCTGCGCAGCTTCTCGGCAGCTGTTGTGCAGggtctcggcagctgctgcgcagggacTCGGCAGGAGGTGCTGCTCGCTTTTTGACGGAATAGTTCAGGTCCCAAAACAACTCCGAtgaggctgaaatttggaggtcagatagaagagacagagatgaacaactttggtgaaggaaggattttgatctgagatcCCTATCAAgatgtttcggggcgtgcaagcaggctgatctgcacaggaaccaGCATGCTGAACAACTCCCACTTCAAAtgatgtacaggtctcaaaaccactccaataaggctgaaatttggaggtccaatagaaaagacagagacgaacaactttgatgaaggaaggattttgatctgagatcCCAATCAAGATGTTTAGGGTGTGCAAAcggactgatctgcacaggaacgagcgcaggggcagcgcacggtatggctagcaagggctaggagctcgtgctgataacgtgtttaaggacaaTGTAAAtttaacagagagagagagagagagagagagattcaagtgtgtatttcatttcattcaaaggaggtatttatagggatacATTTGAAGTAAATAATGATACAACTTGATGACATCTTCATTTGTAGCCTCATTTTGTGGCATCTCCATTTGCAGCTCCACATTGTGGCATCTCCATTTGCAGCTCCAcattgtggttgtgatgatgatgattgccacatttgttccccattggcataaagcttgactcacaagtcactatacctaaaatacctatcttatacatgacatagacattttatactatgaacaatacaacatgtttcatatatactacaacagtCTGATAGTTATAGACCTTGGTTTTTTCTTGGTAACCAAGAGAGTGAAAGGAGAATCATGATAATGATTTTTGTTGTCAAGCTATTATATATCCACGAAACCGGCATTGGATTGGTACTGTAGATTCAGAGAAATCCAGCTTAacaatttctttgtttttagtaGGAACGGCAATTTCATTAAACAAATGAATAAGCTAGAATCTGTAAATATATAACAATTGAGTCAAATTCAAGACAGGTGCAGAGAAGGCACCGATTGTACTAGTCTGTAGATAATTATCACTTGACTTGGTGAATCAACGCATCATGGTCATCGATGACATTTCAATCTTTAATTATATATGGTCCCGTTGCGTCTGAAATAGGTACTTGACCTAATGGCCATGTGGATCCTACCTTGGCTTTTGTTTTGGGTAATTGACAGAACAACTTTTTGGATGCCAATGGCTTTTTCTATTTGTTTTGTTGTCATACTAATTTCCATGAAATTAAGCAATGTGGAATGGTTTTGCAGATTCCCAGCCTAAACCTCCCTACTGATAAGTCCTCTTTCTTTATCTTTCTCCTTGATTTGCTATGATCTTAATGCTCATAATGATGCCGAGAAGAGTGTGGTTAACATGCATTGTTATAGCTATTATTGGCTTTCTTACTTGTCCTGATGATGCCACGGGAGAAAAACACTGTGAGCCGGCTTCTTGTGGGGATCTGGATGACATTCGATATCCTTTCCGCGTGAAAACTAATGGTTCTTCCGATCCTAAATGTCTCAGCAATCCAGCTGAACTTTCATGTGAGCAGAATCAAACTGTTTTAAATCTGTTTAATGGCAAATATTATGTCAAAACCATTGATTATAGTCGCGCTATAATCCGTGTTGTTGATCCTGGTCTGCTAAGCGATGTTTGCCCCTTTAGGCCACTCTACCATCTAACCAGTAGAAATTTTAGTGGAGGGCTAGGGTATCCATTTTATAAACTGCAATATGGTGACAGTGCAGTAGTCTTCTTTGATTGCTCATCGCAAGTTAACTCTACAGAGTACATAAGAATCAATTGCAGTAGTACTAGCTCATCAGCATCTGCTACATTTTCTTATATTATGCTGGAAGATGGAGTGAATGACCTTCATTCTTGTAACATGACTGGGATTACCATGCTAGGAGAGACTGACCTTCATTCATTTTCTGCCATCCGTGATGAGTTCAGAAAGGGTTTAATGCTTTCGTGGAGGAGTTCTCAAAGGGGAGAGTACTGCTACACAAGCACCCAGTCCCTCTATTGTGAGTATATGCTTATCCGGATTTTTATACTTATTCCCCTTTTCTTTTATGCCAACGATTTTAttagtttcattcaaaaaaaaaaaaaacgattttATTAGTTTGACACATGAATTCTTTAAGTGGTTTTGAGAGGGATGATTTTGTGTTCTGAATTTTACTAACACTAGACTAATGCATTTTGCAGGTTTTCGTCGGTACGTGATAACTAGTAAGTTTGACTAGCTAGCACCACTTTTAGTACTTTCTGTtcttatttactattgattTCCTCATGTTTGGGCCTTATGCTGTAGCTATTTACTATCATCCTTGAACCTAAATCACTTCTTTCTTGGCTCTGTTTTCATACAGGTCTGGGAGACGTTGCCAAGGCCACTGGTACGTAAGTcctctacaaatatatatatatatatatatatttatatgttgttaaagaaaggtgaaaattgaaaaactgACTTGACACCTATTGCTAGCCATCATCCCTAGCACAATGTTGATACATGTCAAGATGATCCAATCTTCTGTCCACTTCCCGCTATAACTTCATTCCTAGTCATTTAGTCAGAAAATATGAATTCACCAAAAATGTATGTTGTTTAAGGacaaacataaaataactttggaatgaacataaattaacttgagagggagagagatttgATTCTGAGAATGGAGATTCAAGTGTGTTGTTTTCATCTCATACAatagaggtatttataggaatacatTTGAAGTGTGAGTGCTTAAATAATAATACAACTTGATGGCATCTTCATTTGTAGCTTCACATTGTGgctttgatgatgatgattgccatACTTGTTcccctttggcataaagcttgtcacacaagtcactatacctacattatacactCAAGCACCTATCTTTACACTCAAATACATATCttatacatgatatagacatttatactatgactcataCTTCATCATGagtcatatatactacaacactcccccttggatatttcatgtcaatagtattTGTCCAGActgtgcgcttctaagttgcctcgttaaaaaccttgccaagtaataaaaccctgtggaaAAAAACatccttggtcgaaggagaaaaagagcacaacgcgcgttaaGTGTGGAGTATGTAATACCATAGCTTCGGAGATGAgtggagtcttcttatcagcatcataagtaggtagtatatGTCTATGAGAGGGATGCatttagagttgctacaccaaaactttgcccggtaaacccagtgggaaaaACCCGTGGtcaaagggaaaagatgagcaaatgcatatatgttgaatcaaaacatcttcaggatgtagtataagtggggtgaccatgctaaagatgtgcctcattaaaaccttgccaggtaacaaaacccagtgggacaaaataatcctggtcgaaggacaaaaagagtacacgatggttaAGTGAGTATGCttctggatactccccctgatttcaacTCTCGTTGATTAGACTCCTTATTGTGtctcccaaacgtggtgcttctcttgttgcctcattaaaaaccttgccgagtaacaaaaacccagtgggacaaaaattacctcggtcgaaagggaaaaagagcacaacacactcttcacgttttgagaccatatatgtagacatctccccctctGATTGATCTTTTGAGGAGAATAAGTTGTTGCTGatttatgcttggtgttgtcgcttttgatgtagccttgcttcatttgttcaaaataagcagcattatcctaaatgcttgtaggctcatctgtggtagacttcaaattaACCACAactgttcgaacatgcgtaactatggattcaatccatatacattcacgatcTTCTtagtgaagagcaataatctctacattgttcaaagatatagcgactaaggtctattctgtagacctccaagatatcgcgatcttacccatggtgaacactttaCCAGTTTGGTGGAacacctttgtatgggtcaaaagatacccaatatcatcaaaaccttccaaaacgctGATGTCGTTTTGGGGTAGAGATAGAAAACGCAGGTCAGCGTTTGGCGGCGtttctagtgtgtgatgggtccgaatccatcatctttctatagggatagaataagcccatatcgatcgtacatctcaagttatagaaagatatcttttacaccaatctaatggtatcgcgttggcgcagagctatacctttagctaacaagttcatggcaaagtgagatgtctagtcttgtgtattgagttaagtacaataatgcgctttaTTGTACTTGAGTAAGGCATTTCAGcctctctagcacatcttcgtctgaTCATCcattcagacgaagaggatccttttcaggatcaagactacgaatgatcatggggtgcttgaaggcttgaccttgtcaaaatgcctaaacatctatcaacacggtgctcaagttcaaAAACCGAGGCTTAATCGTGTCCCCccaaaaatccttcatctcaaactcggatttcaagtgttcagcggtttcccttaactatttaagggcttctaatgaagatcatgtccaacatg
Above is a genomic segment from Rosa chinensis cultivar Old Blush chromosome 3, RchiOBHm-V2, whole genome shotgun sequence containing:
- the LOC112192365 gene encoding uncharacterized protein LOC112192365 — encoded protein: MSNEPRLDFQILDSTGSDYHSWKTDVENHLTSKGILPIIQAPNAGLVFQRTPIKHAQAIILMRRHMDKALRLEYMSIKDARDLWVALEERFDNIQDSLLPDLKVQWNNLRFSDFKSVAEYNSEALRLSAMLKFCEKPLTEEELIEKTLSTFPVAAIILSKQYRTEYNAGRLTKFNELINILSVDEKHDNILVKNYNSRPVGTKSVREANYNASKKGRKERYPTNKGHVYPNKGHDGRMGPYNRPNKEGNHNFGAGTRGGKSTRGRGEYNNTMGRNTVGRGGRIIRRGSGSNNPPREYPQRAPQIKKVNHNDVCHRCGSIEHWFKQCQASTQLAARYKEYREMREQEAHLAEEDDGEDYVFGRIGMPS